ACGCGTACACAGGTGGCACTGACGCGGATATTCTGGTCACCCATGATCTTACGGGTTTCATGGAACATTTTCATCTCTTCGCGGGTGTAGCCGTTGTCCTGTGGGGTATCTATATGCGGTATGACGTTTTGCAGGAGCTGGTGGGCGAAGGCCTGAATTTCAAGGGGCTGGCCAGCGCAAAACTGCTTTGTCTGATTCTGCAGTTCGTACATACCCTTGGCACCAGCGCCGGAGGCAGACTGGTAGGATGACACCACCACACGCTTGATGGGGCTGTAGTCGTGCAGGGGTTTCAGGGCAACCACCATGATAATGGTGGTGCAGTTCGGGTTGGCAATGATTCCCTTATGCCTGAAGGCATCGGCCGGATTGACCTCAGGGACGACCAGGGGAACATCTTCATCCATGCGGAACGCAGAGCTGTTATCGATGACGACGGCACCCGCCTGGGCGGCAATGGGGGCAAACTCTTTACTGGTTCCTCCTCCCGCTGAGAACAGGGCGATATCCACGTCGGCAAATGAATCCTGGGTCAGTGCTTCTACCGTATATTCCTTGCCGGCATAGGTGATCTTCTTGCCCGCGCTGCGTGGTGATGCCAGCAGCTTCAGCTGGTGGATGGGGAACTGGCGCTCTTCAAGAATCTGCAGGAAAACTTCCCCCACAGCACCGGTTACCCCGGCGATGGCGACATTGTAGCGGTCTTTTTTCTGTAACTGAGTCATGGTGCCTCCACATTTGGTTGCAGGTAACATAAAAGAAGTGCGTAAAATAGCATAATAACCCGACAGGTGCAAAGTGCTCACGTGTATTGAGGAAAAATCACGTTCGGTTTATGCTTGCAAAAGATGGCGTAATTGGGCATAACCTCCGCCGACAGCATATTCAGATCACTCAGGAGCCGCCACATGCAGAATGACTTGGTTATTTTTTCCGGCAATGCCAGCAAAGATCTGGCGTTCAGTATTTCCAACGAGCTGGGGCTGCCCCTGGGCGACGCCCATGTGGGACGTTTCAGTGACGGCGAAATTCGTGTGAAAATCAATGAGAATGTCCGTGGACGCGATGTGTATATCGTGCAGTCCACCCACGCTCCGGTAAATGACCACCTCATGGAACTGCTGATCATGTGTGACGCCCTGAAAAGAGCTTCCGTCAAGAGCATTACTGCGGTTGTGCCCTATTTCGGGTATGCCCGTCAGGATCGCAAGGCCGAACCGCGCGTGCCCATAACCGCCAAAATGGTCGCCGACCTGATGCAGACGGTTGGAGTCAGCCGTGTGCTGACCATGGATCTGCACGCTGGTCAGATTCAGGGATACTTCGACATTCCCGTGGATAACCTTTACGCTATGCCCATTCTCGTGGAAAATCTCCGAAAAAAACAGATCCAGGATCTTATCGTTGTCAGTCCCGATGCCGGTGGCATGGAACGCGCGCGTGGATTTGCCAAGATGCTCAATGC
This portion of the Desulfurispirillum indicum S5 genome encodes:
- a CDS encoding aspartate-semialdehyde dehydrogenase, yielding MTQLQKKDRYNVAIAGVTGAVGEVFLQILEERQFPIHQLKLLASPRSAGKKITYAGKEYTVEALTQDSFADVDIALFSAGGGTSKEFAPIAAQAGAVVIDNSSAFRMDEDVPLVVPEVNPADAFRHKGIIANPNCTTIIMVVALKPLHDYSPIKRVVVSSYQSASGAGAKGMYELQNQTKQFCAGQPLEIQAFAHQLLQNVIPHIDTPQDNGYTREEMKMFHETRKIMGDQNIRVSATCVRVPVISAHSEAVTIETEQPISVEKARELLSAAPGIKVVDDLPNKVYPMPLFVAGRDDCEVGRIRKDLAFENGLTFWVVGDQLRKGAALNAIQIAELLIQK
- a CDS encoding ribose-phosphate diphosphokinase, translated to MQNDLVIFSGNASKDLAFSISNELGLPLGDAHVGRFSDGEIRVKINENVRGRDVYIVQSTHAPVNDHLMELLIMCDALKRASVKSITAVVPYFGYARQDRKAEPRVPITAKMVADLMQTVGVSRVLTMDLHAGQIQGYFDIPVDNLYAMPILVENLRKKQIQDLIVVSPDAGGMERARGFAKMLNAGLAMIDKRRTGPNVSEVMNVIGDVRGKNLVIVDDIIDTAGTICKAVEALKSNGACDVYGLCTHAVLSGPAISRITETPFKEVIVTDTIALPQGNAGCEKIQTVSVSKLFAEAISRVYHGQSISSLFG